In Afipia sp. GAS231, a single window of DNA contains:
- a CDS encoding dioxygenase, with product MIIENQANVTDAVIEAFGHTEDPRLREILLALVRHLHGFVREVRLSEREFQDAARIIAALGQKTTPSHNEVVLMAGSLGVSALVCLLNNGDHGQTETQANLLGPFWRDDQPICASGDTLVRSATPGAGLAVNVSVTDRDGRPVAGAEVDVWHSSPEGLYENQDPAQAEMNLRGRFLTDAAGRFHFRSVKPAGYPIPIDGPVGDLVRATRRHHYRPAHLHFMIYKPGFKTMISQIYSPDDEHLDSDVQFGVTRALIGDYRRHDEPSTGFAAPWYSLDQRFVLEAGEARRPVAPIRAKAAV from the coding sequence ATGATCATCGAAAATCAGGCCAACGTTACCGACGCCGTCATCGAAGCGTTTGGCCACACCGAGGATCCACGCCTGCGTGAGATTCTGCTGGCGCTGGTGCGGCATCTGCACGGCTTCGTGCGCGAGGTCCGCCTCAGTGAACGCGAATTTCAGGACGCTGCGCGGATCATCGCAGCGTTAGGCCAGAAGACGACCCCTTCACACAACGAGGTGGTCTTGATGGCGGGCTCGCTCGGCGTATCCGCGCTGGTTTGCCTGCTCAACAACGGCGATCACGGCCAGACCGAAACCCAGGCGAACCTGCTGGGACCGTTCTGGCGCGACGACCAGCCGATCTGCGCCAGCGGCGATACGCTGGTGCGTTCAGCCACGCCGGGAGCCGGGCTTGCCGTCAATGTCTCCGTCACTGACCGGGACGGCCGTCCGGTGGCGGGCGCCGAGGTCGATGTCTGGCATTCCTCCCCGGAAGGGCTGTACGAGAACCAGGACCCGGCGCAGGCCGAAATGAACCTGCGCGGACGGTTCCTGACCGATGCGGCCGGCCGGTTTCATTTCCGCAGCGTGAAGCCGGCCGGATACCCGATCCCGATCGACGGGCCGGTCGGCGATCTGGTCCGGGCCACCCGCCGCCATCATTACCGGCCGGCCCATCTGCACTTCATGATCTACAAGCCCGGCTTCAAGACCATGATTTCGCAAATCTACTCGCCTGACGACGAGCATCTGGATTCCGACGTGCAGTTTGGCGTCACCCGCGCGCTGATTGGCGACTATCGGCGTCACGACGAGCCTTCGACGGGCTTCGCGGCCCCCTGGTATTCGCTCGACCAGCGTTTCGTCCTGGAAGCCGGCGAGGCGCGGCGGCCCGTGGCGCCGATCCGCGCCAAGGCGGCGGTGTGA
- a CDS encoding gamma-glutamylcyclotransferase family protein, whose amino-acid sequence MERSVDVFFYGLFMDEGALREKGVLPAHARRASVDGFSLRLGARATLIPDATKCVHGMLMSLTHRELDQLYAEPSVAAYRPEAVIARLAEGGSIAALCFNLPTVPAGIQSNSDYAARLRAVARKLGLPESYIDTIA is encoded by the coding sequence ATGGAACGGTCAGTCGACGTGTTCTTCTATGGCCTGTTCATGGACGAGGGGGCATTGCGTGAAAAAGGCGTCCTGCCTGCCCATGCGAGGCGAGCCAGTGTCGACGGATTTTCGCTGCGGCTCGGCGCGCGGGCCACCTTGATCCCGGATGCAACCAAGTGCGTTCACGGCATGCTGATGAGCCTGACGCATCGCGAGCTGGACCAGCTTTACGCCGAGCCGAGTGTGGCCGCGTACCGCCCGGAAGCTGTCATCGCCCGGCTCGCGGAAGGTGGCAGCATCGCCGCACTGTGCTTCAATCTGCCGACGGTTCCAGCCGGAATTCAGTCCAATTCCGATTATGCGGCCAGGCTGCGGGCCGTTGCACGGAAACTCGGGCTGCCCGAGAGTTATATTGACACCATCGCGTGA
- a CDS encoding PilZ domain-containing protein has translation MLDRRQSVRDKVMYGGVAEIGERGATRDCIVRNISDRGATIEFSNVVTLPKEQISLRIARKGRSFLAKVIWWRDNFVGVAFRAESPAEPVSDLEERLRKSEIKKRQLQRRIQELLGDR, from the coding sequence ATGCTGGACCGACGCCAGAGCGTGCGTGACAAAGTAATGTATGGCGGCGTCGCCGAGATCGGCGAGCGCGGCGCAACGCGCGACTGCATCGTCCGCAACATCTCGGACCGCGGCGCGACCATTGAATTCAGCAATGTCGTCACGCTGCCGAAAGAGCAGATCTCGCTGCGCATCGCGCGCAAGGGCCGCTCGTTCCTGGCCAAAGTGATCTGGTGGCGAGACAATTTTGTCGGCGTGGCCTTCCGGGCGGAAAGCCCTGCCGAGCCCGTCTCCGATCTCGAGGAACGGCTGCGCAAGAGCGAAATCAAGAAGCGCCAGTTGCAGCGCCGCATCCAGGAACTGCTGGGCGATCGGTAG